The following coding sequences lie in one Heyndrickxia oleronia genomic window:
- a CDS encoding PTS fructose transporter subunit IIB — MKQFKVLSICGSGTVTSTMVAEKVKEEMALRGISLTTNTGKPTEALSLAQTGQYDVVVHTSPLPEGDYGIPRISSISCLTGIGEEEFFDEVEETLKSLS; from the coding sequence ATGAAACAATTTAAAGTGTTATCTATTTGTGGATCAGGAACAGTCACTTCAACAATGGTTGCTGAGAAAGTAAAAGAAGAGATGGCATTAAGAGGCATTTCTCTAACGACAAATACAGGAAAACCAACGGAAGCATTAAGCCTTGCACAAACGGGTCAATATGATGTCGTTGTACACACAAGTCCACTGCCAGAAGGGGATTATGGAATCCCGAGAATTAGTTCTATTAGTTGTTTAACTGGAATTGGGGAAGAAGAGTTTTTTGATGAAGTAGAAGAAACGCTAAAATCCTTGTCTTAA
- a CDS encoding PTS sugar transporter subunit IIA, translating to MNMLFKAKVRAEKDREVIKRLGKQLYEEGYVKDSYIGAVIEREKELPTGLKTGSINVAIPHTDIMHVNETFLAIATLENPVKFRLMEDPSQEVDIDIVFLLGVKQPKEQTKLLSALMAIFKDDQSLEKIKNAQSEEDCNEILKLVQIQ from the coding sequence ATGAATATGTTGTTTAAAGCTAAGGTGAGAGCAGAAAAGGATAGAGAAGTGATTAAGAGGCTAGGTAAACAATTATATGAAGAAGGCTATGTAAAGGATTCCTATATTGGAGCTGTAATAGAAAGGGAAAAAGAATTACCTACAGGGCTTAAAACCGGAAGTATTAATGTAGCAATCCCTCATACAGATATTATGCATGTGAACGAAACGTTTTTGGCTATAGCAACTCTGGAAAATCCTGTTAAATTTCGATTGATGGAAGATCCTTCACAAGAAGTGGACATAGATATTGTATTTCTCCTCGGTGTAAAGCAACCAAAGGAACAGACAAAATTATTAAGTGCATTAATGGCTATTTTTAAGGATGACCAATCTTTAGAAAAGATAAAAAATGCACAAAGTGAAGAAGATTGCAATGAAATATTAAAGCTAGTACAAATCCAATAG